The following are from one region of the Chanos chanos chromosome 10, fChaCha1.1, whole genome shotgun sequence genome:
- the rab5b gene encoding ras-related protein Rab-5B, whose product MTTRGSGRPNGTLPQTKICQFKLVLLGDMAVGKSSLVLRFVKGQFDEFQETTIGAAFLAQSVCLDDTTVKFEIWDTAGQERYHSLAPMYYRGAQAAIVVFDITKPETFERAKAWVKELQRQASPNIVIALAGNKADLADKRLVEYEEAQTYAEDTGLLFMETSAKTAMNVNELFLAIAKKMPKTDTQNPTHAARHRGVNLQDPDAQSTRSCCGN is encoded by the exons ATGACAACCCGTGGTAGTGGCAGGCCCAATGGGACCCTGCCACAGACCAAGATCTGCCAGTTCAAACTGGTGCTCTTAGGAGACATGGCTGTAGGCAAGTCCAGCCTAGTGCTACGTTTTGTTAAGGGCCAGTTTGATGAGTTCCAGGAGACAACCATTGGAG CTGCCTTCTTGGCACagagtgtttgtttggatgACACAACGGTGAAGTTTGAGATCTGGGACACGGCAGGTCAGGAACGGTACCACAGCCTGGCCCCCATGTACTACCGTGGCGCTCAAGCTGCCATTGTGGTGTTTGACATCACTAAGCCG GAGACATTTGAGCGGGCAAAAGCGTGGGTGAAGGAGCTGCAGAGACAGGCGAGTCCCAACATTGTTATTGCTTTGGCGGGGAACAAGGCTGACCTTGCAGACAAGCGACTGGTGGAATATGAG GAGGCCCAGACTTATGCAGAAGACACAGGATTACTCTTTATGGAAACCTCTGCAAAGACTGCTATGAATGTGAACGAGCTGTTCCTGGCCATTG CAAAAAAGATGCCAAAAACAGACACGCAAAACCCTACGCATGCCGCCAGACACAGGGGAGTGAATCTCCAGGATCCTGATGCCCAGTCCACCCGAAGCTGCTGTGGGAACTAA
- the dbr1 gene encoding lariat debranching enzyme gives MKIAVEGCCHGELDKIYETITYLEQKEGVKVDLLLCCGDFQAVRNEGDMKCMAVPAKYRHMQTFYKYYSGEKKAPVLTIFIGGNHEASNHLQELPYGGWVAPNIYYMGYAGVVRYKGLRIGGLSGIFKSHDYRKGHYEFPPYSQETLRSVYHIRNIDVFKLKQIQKPVDVFMTHDWPQGIYYYGRTEQLLRKKPFLRQEVESNSLGSPAAAELLHHLQPSYWFSAHLHVKFAAVMQHQAKGNSAPRTTKFLSLDKCLPHRDFLQIVEIADRPGSSEKLEYDPEWLAILKATDSLQSTTANFWIPPQSDDLNARWDFSASTESMMQVVSDMGGELCIPENFSLTVPAYNPSRPQPHTNPSYVTNPQTTELCATLGLTDIYAQAGQDRQGQDDESASGAPEEEDDEDNQSVGSVDEPSEYPTDSSGLSSSYNPDEITIEDEWEEEEDGEGGEEKGTDAVVPEGQVGGQDSDRDSSPLRESGSSHLVLPPPNGEPLRSLTLNLPPPCQSTPSSVSPAQGSSEEDGGATPARVPKRTSGQTEGANTGTGNTPKIKRRNQTIYTAADDEETEG, from the exons ATGAAAATCGCCGTGGAGGGTTGCTGTCATGGCGAACTGGATAAGATCTACGAGACCATTACTTACCTGGAGCAGAAGGAAGGCGTTAAAGTGGACCTGTTATTGTGCTGCGGAGACTTCCAGGCTGTGCGTAACGAGGGTGATATGAAGTGCATGGCGGTGCCAGCCAAGTACAGGCATATGCAAACCTTCTACAA ATATTATTCTGGAGAGAAGAAAGCTCCAGTTCTCACAATCTTCATTGGCGGGAACCATGAAGCATCCAATCATCTGCAGGAGCTACCTTATGGAGGTTGGGTGGCACCAAATATATACTACATGG GTTATGCAGGTGTTGTGCGTTATAAAGGACTAAGGATTGGTGGCCTGTCTGGAATCTTCAAATCACATGACTATAGGAAAG GACATTACGAGTTTCCACCATACAGCCAAGAAACCCTGCGCAGTGTCTACCACATCAGAAACATTGACGTCTTTAAGCTTAAACAG ATACAGAAGCCTGTGGATGTGTTTATGACTCATGACTGGCCACAAGGCATCTATTACTATGGCAGAACAGAACAGCTCCTACGTAAGAAACCATTTCTCCGTCAGGAGGTGGAATCGAACTCCCTGGGCAGTCCAGCCGCTGCTGAGCTTCTGCATCATCTGCAGCCTAGCTACTGGTTCTCAGCCCACTTGCACGTCAAGTTTGCAGCTGTCATGCAACACCAG GCTAAAGGTAATTCTGCCCCACGCACCACCAAGTTCCTTTCACTTGATAAGTGTCTTCCCCACCGCGACTTCCTCCAG ATAGTGGAGATTGCTGATAGGCCCGGGTCATCCGAGAAGCTGGAATATGATCCTGAGTGGCTGGCCATCCTGAAAGCCACAGATAGTTTGCAGAGCACCACTGCTAATTTCTGGATTCCCCCACAGAGTGACGACCTCAACGCTAG GTGGGATTTCAGTGCCTCAACAGAGTCTATGATGCAGGTTGTGAGCGACATGGGTGGTGAGCTCTGCATACCAGAGAACTTTAGCCTCACTGTGCCTGCCTACAATCCATCTCGCCCTCAACCCCATACCAATCCGTCATATGTTACCAATCCCCAGACAACTGAGCTCTGTGCCACTCTGGGGCTGACTGATATTTATGCCCAGGCAGGGCAAGACAGGCAGGGCCAGGATGACGAGAGTGCCTCTGGTGCTCCTGAAGAAGAGGACGATGAGGACAACCAGAGTGTTGGTAGCGTCGATGAACCAAGCGAGTATCCTACCGACAGCTCAGGTTTGTCCAGCTCTTATAATCCAGATGAAATCACCATTGAGGATGAgtgggaggaagaggaggatggggagggaggagaggaaaagggaacaGATGCTGTGGTTCCAGAGGGGCAGGTAGGAGGCCAGGACAGTGACAGGGACAGCAGTCCACTGAGAGAATCTGGCTCCAGCCACTTAGTCTTACCACCTCCTAACGGTGAACCTCTTCGCTCCCTCACACTCAACCTTCCTCCCCCTTGTCAGTCAACCCCATCCTCCGTCTCCCCTGCTCAGGGCAGCTCTGAAGAGGATGGGGGCGCTACGCCAGCAAGGGTCCCCAAACGCACCAGTGGACAGACCGAGGGGGCGAACACTGGCACTGGCAACACCCCTAAAATCAAGAGGAGAAACCAAACCATCTACACAGCGGCAGACGATGAGGAAACTGAGGGATGA